Proteins encoded together in one Thiovulum sp. ES window:
- a CDS encoding 2-oxoglutarate synthase, gamma subunit KorG (PFAM: Pyruvate ferredoxin/flavodoxin oxidoreductase) codes for MARTLMRFTGVGGQGVLLAGEIFAAAKIKLGGYGLKTATYTSQVRGGPTVVDITLDEEEIFYPYANDGEIDFMLSVAQKSYALFKDGVTKGGTIIVDPNLVHPSEEDRKNWNIVEIPIITIAKEEVGLVLTQSVIALTIANTFMKAVEPETLKQTMLSKVPPKVHEANLKAWDLGIKYAEEAMAK; via the coding sequence ATGGCTAGAACTTTAATGAGATTTACGGGTGTTGGCGGACAAGGTGTTCTTCTTGCAGGTGAAATTTTTGCTGCGGCTAAAATTAAACTTGGTGGTTATGGACTAAAAACAGCAACTTATACTTCACAAGTTCGGGGTGGTCCAACTGTTGTTGATATTACTCTTGATGAAGAAGAAATTTTCTACCCTTATGCAAATGATGGGGAAATCGATTTTATGCTTTCTGTTGCTCAAAAATCGTATGCTCTTTTCAAAGATGGTGTTACAAAAGGTGGAACAATTATTGTTGATCCTAACCTTGTTCATCCAAGTGAAGAAGACCGAAAAAACTGGAACATTGTTGAAATTCCTATTATTACAATTGCAAAAGAAGAAGTTGGTTTAGTTCTTACTCAATCAGTTATCGCACTTACAATTGCTAATACATTTATGAAAGCTGTTGAACCAGAAACATTGAAACAAACAATGCTTTCAAAAGTTCCTCCAAAGGTTCATGAAGCTAACTTAAAAGCTTGGGACTTAGGTATCAAATATGCTGAAGA